Below is a window of Aerococcus viridans DNA.
ATCTTCGGGCAAGATGGTACTGATACAGCTGACATCGGTTTAAATACTGAAGGTGCTGTTGAAGGGATTGAATATGCACAAACATGGTACGAAAAATGGCCAGAAGGTATGTTAGATACAACTTCAGCTGGTAGCTTCGTAGATGAAACCTTCATCTCTGGCAGTACAGCTGCAGTAATCGGCGGACCATGGTCTGCAGCTTCTTACCAAGAAGGTGGCGTTGACTACGGCGTTGCTGCAATCCCAACATTGCCAAATGGGGAAGCTTACCAAACATTCGGTGGTGGTAAGGGCTGGGTTATTTCAGGTTATACTGAAAATGAAGAAGCCGCACAACAATGGTTAGAATATGTAACGACTGAAGAAAATATGAATAGCCTACATGAATTTAACTCAGAAGTACCAGCTAACCAACAAGCCCGTCAGGCAATTGTGGATGCCGGTGAAAATGAATTAGCTATCGCTGTTATCGAGCAATATAACGATGCTGTACCAATGCCAAATATTCCAGAAATGGCTGAAGTTTGGACAGGTGCTGAAACAATGATGTTTGATGCAGTATCAGGCAACAAATCTGCACAACAATCAGCAGACGACGCGGTACAAGTTATTGCAGACAATATTGCACAAAAATACTAAGTGACACCCCTTTAAAAAATTTGAGGATGGTTTAGCTAATGGTTTAGTAATCATCGCTGAGCCATCCTTCTTATTATAAGAAGTGGCATAAATTTTTAAGTAATGAACCATTAAACAAAAAGAATCTATGATACTTGTCATGGTTTTCTAGTGAAGGAGTTGGTTGCAGTGGTTAAAACTGCAAAAGAAAGAAAAAAAGTGAACTTCACTTCTGAGCAAAAGAGTCGTATCAATCAAGCGACTTTGGCCTCAATCATCCCTGGTGGTGGGCAATTTGTAAACAAGCAAGTCCTTAAAGGCGTCATCTTTTTAGTGATTTTTGCCTTATACATTCTCCACTTATTCAGCTTTGGGTTTGATGCCTTCAATGGCTTAATTACCCTAGGTGTAACACCTCGTGAAGATCATTCCCTCTTCTTATTAATTGAAGGGGTACTTGAATTATTAATAACTGTCATCTTTTTTATTTTCTACGCCGTACAAATGTGGGATGCGCGCAATGTGGCTAAACTAAATGCCATCAACCCAGACAAGGTCAACCGATCAGCCAAGGATATCTTAAATAACCTTTACGAATCAGGTTTCCCTTATCTATTAACCATCCCAGCCTATATCTTAATGTTATTTGCCATTGTGTTCCCAGTAGTAGTAACGATCCTAATCGTATTTACCAACTACGACTTTCAACACATTCCACCCGCTAAATTAATCGAGTGGACAGGGTTTGAGACCTTTAATTCAATCTTTACCCTAACAACCTACCGAGAAACATTCGGTGCCGTATTCTCATGGACCGTCATTTGGACCCTATTTGCTACAACCTTGCAAGTAGGTCTAGGCATCTTCCTAGCGATTCTGATGAACCAACCATTCATCAAATTCCGTCGCTTTTTCGGGGTTATCTTGCTATTACCATGGGCGGTACCAGCCTTCATCTCAATCTTAACCTTTTCAAATATGTTCAACCCATCTGCCGGAGCCATCAACTCCCAGGTCATTCCGTTTATCAATAACTTTATCCCATTCTTGGAAATTCCAGCACTAGCCTGGAAAACGGACCCATTCTGGACCAAGGTGGCCTTAATTTCTATCCAGGGTTGGCTTGGTTTCCCATATATTTACGTATTGACCACGTCAATTTTACAATCTATTCCAGGTGAGTGGTACGAAGCCGCTTCAATCGACGGGGCTTCACCAATCCAAAAATTTCGATTCATTACCTTCCCGCATATCTTGTCAGTTGCGGCACCGGTATTAATCACGCAATACACAGGAAACTTCAACAACTTCACAATGATTTACCTATTTAATGAAGGTGGACCTGGTTCAGTAGGGAACAATGCCGGGACTACAGATATCTTGATTTCATGGGTCTACAAGTTGACAACAGGGCAATCGCCACAATATAACGTATCATCCGCGATTACCATCATCATCTCAACTATAGTTATTGTGATTTCATTGATCATCTTTAAATACACCAATGCTTTTGAAATGGAGGATTAAGCCATGGCTGAGAAAAAATTAGCTAACACGCAAAAACGCGGCCGCTTTTGGACCCAATTCTTTACCTATGCCTTCTTAGTCTTTATGGCAATCATCATCATCTATCCCTTACTGATCACCATTACATCAGCCTTCAGGGGTGGAAACTTAATTGCCTTTAACTTGAACTTCTCAGGTCAGTTTACCCTAAGTAACTTTGAACGCTTGTTTACAGAAACCCAATACGGTCAGTGGTATATTAATACTTTAATCGTTGCGGTGATTACCATGGCCTTACAGGTAACGATTATTACCTTAGCCGGATATGCCTACTCAAGATACCGGTTCGCAGGTCGTAAACAATCCCTAAAATTCTTCATCATCGTTCAAATGGTTCCAACAACAGCAGCCTTGACCGCCTTTTACGTTATGGCCTTACTAGTTGGGGGGCTAGACAAATTATGGTTCTTGATTTTCGCCTATGTCGGCGGGTCAATCCCAATGAACTCATGGTTGATGAAAGGGTATTTTGATACCGTGCCAATTGACCTAGATGAATCCGCAAAATTAGACGGGGCAGGCCACTTACGGACCTTTGGACAAATCGTCTTACCGTTAGTGCGTCCAATGATTTCAGTGCAAGCCTTATGGGCATTTATGACCCCATTCGGTGAGTACATGCTAGCCCGTTTCATCTTGCGTTCACCAGAAAATTACACCGTAGCCATCGGGTTACAACAATTTATTACCAATCCTCGTGAACAACGGGTAACCCTATTCGCGGCAGGGGCGCTCTTAATCGCCTTACCAATTTCAATCATGTTCTTCTACTTACAAAAGAACTTTGTATCTGGTTTAACTGCTGGTGGTACGAAAGGGTAATACATGATTTTTCACAAGTAACTTACGGATTAAGCAAGCAATTAGCAGATAGAAAGATAGGCGATGAACGTGTTAAAAGCAATATTTCCCATCAATTACTTTAAGAGTATTTGGACACCAAGCAAAATTTGGTTTAACCGCCATGACCTCAAATGGTGGCAAATGTTGCTGGTCATCCTCTTCTTAAACGGATTGATGACAATTCCAGTAACCTTAAACTATGCCAATATGACCGAGTTTCCCGTAACCGACTACTATCCCAATGCCATGGCCCTTGTAGATAACCAAGTGGTAGCCGAGATCCAGCAAGTCACCTTTGAAAATGGAGAAATGCTGATCGGCCAACAAGTAGTTTCAGAAAGCGCTGAAGGAACCGTCGCCTTTGGATTAGCAGACGATCAGCTAGAGACACTGGTTGCTAGCGGGAAAACGGCACTCATTTTCCAAGAGAATCAATTCGTCTTAATGGAAGCCGGGGCGCCAACGGCAACGGTCCTTTATACTAAAGACTTCGACTTGACAGGGCTTGACCAAGCAGGTATTCAGGAAAGCTTGAGCCAGCAATGGTTAGACCAAAACCGCGTCTTAGTGGTCTTGATCTTCTCGAGTGTGATCAGCTTGATATTCCTAGCCATGAACCTATTCTTAGTTGGGATTGCGGCCCTAATGTTCTATATGACCAAGGGGAGCCCAGTTACGTCCATTGAAACTTATAAAGAGTCCATCAATTTAATCCTAAACGCCCTATCACTGCCGACCTTCTTGGCTATGGCTTACGGTTTATACAACTTTGATGTATCTTTAATGGCTAGCTTGCAAACAATCGGTCTAGTGACCATGCTGCTCTTAGTCATGTGGAAAACAAGATTCCGCGACCAAACCTTGGACGAATTTCAACTGTTAGAAGCTTAATCAAGCCAGTAGGATTTTGAAGCCTGTTTGAACCTAGACCAGATGCTTTAAATAGATCATGTATCACCTTTAAA
It encodes the following:
- a CDS encoding extracellular solute-binding protein; the encoded protein is MSKLQWKKTAFGLVTASAALVLAACGNGGEESASSDGGSDSASGSTLQVSVGADYVDYVNEIAPAFEEETGIDVEVVEREMFETLDSLSLDGPAGIAPDVTIAPYDRIGNLGIQGHLLPVTLPDDGRYDETDERQVTANDEIYGMPYVVEALVLYYNKELIDTAPTTFEELEALSEDSAYDYSSESGKNTGFLANWVDFYSAYGLIAGYGGYIFGQDGTDTADIGLNTEGAVEGIEYAQTWYEKWPEGMLDTTSAGSFVDETFISGSTAAVIGGPWSAASYQEGGVDYGVAAIPTLPNGEAYQTFGGGKGWVISGYTENEEAAQQWLEYVTTEENMNSLHEFNSEVPANQQARQAIVDAGENELAIAVIEQYNDAVPMPNIPEMAEVWTGAETMMFDAVSGNKSAQQSADDAVQVIADNIAQKY
- a CDS encoding carbohydrate ABC transporter permease, which encodes MVKTAKERKKVNFTSEQKSRINQATLASIIPGGGQFVNKQVLKGVIFLVIFALYILHLFSFGFDAFNGLITLGVTPREDHSLFLLIEGVLELLITVIFFIFYAVQMWDARNVAKLNAINPDKVNRSAKDILNNLYESGFPYLLTIPAYILMLFAIVFPVVVTILIVFTNYDFQHIPPAKLIEWTGFETFNSIFTLTTYRETFGAVFSWTVIWTLFATTLQVGLGIFLAILMNQPFIKFRRFFGVILLLPWAVPAFISILTFSNMFNPSAGAINSQVIPFINNFIPFLEIPALAWKTDPFWTKVALISIQGWLGFPYIYVLTTSILQSIPGEWYEAASIDGASPIQKFRFITFPHILSVAAPVLITQYTGNFNNFTMIYLFNEGGPGSVGNNAGTTDILISWVYKLTTGQSPQYNVSSAITIIISTIVIVISLIIFKYTNAFEMED
- a CDS encoding sugar ABC transporter permease, whose translation is MAEKKLANTQKRGRFWTQFFTYAFLVFMAIIIIYPLLITITSAFRGGNLIAFNLNFSGQFTLSNFERLFTETQYGQWYINTLIVAVITMALQVTIITLAGYAYSRYRFAGRKQSLKFFIIVQMVPTTAALTAFYVMALLVGGLDKLWFLIFAYVGGSIPMNSWLMKGYFDTVPIDLDESAKLDGAGHLRTFGQIVLPLVRPMISVQALWAFMTPFGEYMLARFILRSPENYTVAIGLQQFITNPREQRVTLFAAGALLIALPISIMFFYLQKNFVSGLTAGGTKG
- a CDS encoding DUF1189 family protein, whose translation is MNVLKAIFPINYFKSIWTPSKIWFNRHDLKWWQMLLVILFLNGLMTIPVTLNYANMTEFPVTDYYPNAMALVDNQVVAEIQQVTFENGEMLIGQQVVSESAEGTVAFGLADDQLETLVASGKTALIFQENQFVLMEAGAPTATVLYTKDFDLTGLDQAGIQESLSQQWLDQNRVLVVLIFSSVISLIFLAMNLFLVGIAALMFYMTKGSPVTSIETYKESINLILNALSLPTFLAMAYGLYNFDVSLMASLQTIGLVTMLLLVMWKTRFRDQTLDEFQLLEA